A region of the Sinorhizobium arboris LMG 14919 genome:
CTCAGACGAAATCGTCGATCTGGTCTACCGTGAAGCGGCAAAGACCGGCGTCGATCCGTGGACTGTGCGCATCGCCTGTGAAACGCTGGCGACGACCAATCGTGTCGTCATCGCCGGCGAGGTCCGCCTGCCGCCGAGCCTCCTGAAGAAGGATAAGAACGGCAACGAGGTCATCAACCCCTCGAAGTTCAAGTCGGCCGCGCGCAAGGCGATTCGCGACATCGGCTACGAGCAGGACGGCTTCCATTGGAAGACGGCGAAGATCGATGTGCTTCTGCACTTCCAGTCGGCGCACATTGCGCAGGGCGTGGACAGCGCCGCCGACAAGCAGGGCGAAGAAGGCGCGGGCGATCAGGGCATCATGTTCGGCTATGCCTGCCGCGAAACCGCCGAACTCATGCCGGCGCCGATCTACTATTCCCACCGGATCCTGAATTTGCTTGCCGCTGCCCGCAAGAAGGGCGAAGGCGAGGTCGCAAAGCTCGGCCCCGATGCCAAGAGCCAGGTGACGGTCCGCTACATCGACGGCAAGCCGGCCGAGGTCAGCTCGATCGTCCTCTCCACTCAGCATCTCGACGACAGCTGGGACTCCGGCAAGGTTCGCTCCGTGGTCGAACCCTATATCCGTGAGGCGCTGGCGGACCTGAAGATCGCCGACGACTGCACCTGGTACATCAACCCGACCGGCAAGTTCGTCATCGGCGGACCGGACGGTGATGCCGGCCTTACCGGCCGCAAGATCATCGTCGACACCTATGGTGGTGCGGCCCCGCATGGCGGCGGCGCCTTCTCGGGCAAGGACACGACCAAGGTCGACCGTTCGGCTGCCTATGCGGCGCGCTATCTGGCCAAGAACGTTGTCGCGGCGGGTCTTGCCGAGCGCTGCACGATCCAGCTTTCCTATGCCATCGGCGTCGCCCAGCCGCTGTCGATCTATGTCGACCTGCACGGGACGGGCAAAGTTTCGGAAGACCAGGTGGAGAGCGCCATCCGCAAGACGATGGACCTGTC
Encoded here:
- the metK gene encoding methionine adenosyltransferase, yielding MRANYLFTSESVAEGHPDKVCDRISDEIVDLVYREAAKTGVDPWTVRIACETLATTNRVVIAGEVRLPPSLLKKDKNGNEVINPSKFKSAARKAIRDIGYEQDGFHWKTAKIDVLLHFQSAHIAQGVDSAADKQGEEGAGDQGIMFGYACRETAELMPAPIYYSHRILNLLAAARKKGEGEVAKLGPDAKSQVTVRYIDGKPAEVSSIVLSTQHLDDSWDSGKVRSVVEPYIREALADLKIADDCTWYINPTGKFVIGGPDGDAGLTGRKIIVDTYGGAAPHGGGAFSGKDTTKVDRSAAYAARYLAKNVVAAGLAERCTIQLSYAIGVAQPLSIYVDLHGTGKVSEDQVESAIRKTMDLSPTGIRRHLDLNRPIYAKTSAYGHFGRKAGRDGSFSWEKLDLVKPLKEAIDSSSAVNGRAASRAA